A genomic segment from Candidatus Cloacimonadota bacterium encodes:
- a CDS encoding tetratricopeptide repeat protein yields MKIINKSILVCIIFIIIASVLYAVDDQAILQVKIREALHYEQQGNSQEAERLYNQLLEDFPHNGQVISRLVYLYFRTNNLDKLKVLLSREKEYLNKNYYQITQMELLLKENNLDQAHDLAESMLIEARTNAGVTRQIAQLYQRYSLYEDAVRLYLRAREESSSSQLFAQELAQVYQAMDRPYDAMDEYLNILDEKNYSNVRYRIEKLDLSTKEILTILQAYKNDKPGVEINRLIGEFYVLSKQYQKAFELYQSQGNDALIQLATIAEKQQLYDLAIQCLTEVLKTTADDQTILFLENRIGGLHFLNNDHIKAYEHYMKVIDLYQNTKAALPLNVMYNVYKNVAMIELFYFKDTQKSQLSLEKALEFALANNEKASLSIMLSQCYLQQEDYVKGEAVLNDVLHNKPYSKDMKDLAKTQLLQTMILRGDFAQADTLAKEYLTHDYESLYVNDIGDMYRTINQELHLAHANADVQSFSRNLFYDLYFNNSPKILDDYNQLAAVIQDSSAVSYTGMKVADYFFDQGDYETASVLYEQVLENNESPYVEYCIYRIADCMLQLGFEEKAETYYTDYLLVYPQGTFAPEIRLILKKLKF; encoded by the coding sequence ATGAAAATAATAAATAAATCAATCCTTGTTTGCATAATTTTTATCATTATTGCGTCAGTACTTTATGCTGTTGATGACCAGGCAATACTTCAGGTAAAGATTCGTGAAGCATTGCATTATGAACAACAGGGAAATAGCCAGGAAGCAGAAAGACTATATAATCAACTACTTGAAGATTTTCCTCATAACGGTCAAGTAATAAGCAGGTTAGTTTATTTATACTTTAGAACAAATAATCTTGATAAGCTCAAAGTATTGCTTAGCCGGGAGAAAGAATATCTTAACAAAAATTATTACCAGATTACGCAGATGGAGCTGCTTCTCAAGGAGAATAATCTCGATCAGGCACATGACCTGGCTGAGAGTATGCTCATTGAAGCCCGGACAAATGCAGGAGTAACACGACAGATAGCACAACTCTACCAGCGTTATAGTTTGTATGAGGATGCTGTACGATTGTATCTGCGTGCACGAGAAGAATCAAGCAGTTCTCAGCTCTTTGCGCAAGAGCTCGCACAGGTTTACCAGGCAATGGATAGACCGTATGATGCAATGGATGAATATCTCAACATTCTTGATGAAAAAAATTATAGTAATGTCAGGTATCGAATCGAGAAACTTGATCTCTCAACCAAGGAGATACTAACAATTCTTCAAGCGTATAAAAATGATAAGCCAGGTGTAGAAATAAATAGACTGATTGGTGAGTTCTACGTGCTGTCAAAGCAATATCAAAAGGCTTTTGAACTTTATCAGTCTCAGGGAAATGATGCATTGATACAATTGGCAACAATAGCTGAAAAGCAACAATTATATGATCTTGCAATTCAGTGTCTTACAGAAGTACTAAAAACAACGGCGGACGACCAAACCATTCTGTTTCTTGAAAATAGGATAGGGGGGCTTCATTTCCTGAATAATGATCATATAAAAGCCTATGAACATTATATGAAAGTTATTGATCTTTACCAAAATACCAAAGCTGCATTACCCCTAAACGTGATGTATAATGTATACAAGAATGTAGCAATGATCGAGTTGTTTTACTTTAAAGATACGCAGAAATCTCAGCTTTCACTTGAAAAAGCGTTAGAATTTGCGTTGGCCAATAACGAAAAAGCAAGTCTTTCTATTATGCTGTCACAATGTTACTTACAGCAAGAAGATTACGTAAAAGGTGAGGCGGTTTTAAATGATGTCCTTCACAATAAGCCCTATAGTAAGGATATGAAAGATCTGGCAAAAACCCAATTGTTACAGACAATGATCTTACGAGGTGATTTTGCTCAAGCTGATACATTGGCAAAAGAATATCTTACTCATGATTATGAGTCGTTATATGTAAATGACATTGGAGATATGTATCGAACAATCAATCAAGAACTGCATCTAGCTCATGCAAATGCTGATGTTCAAAGTTTCTCTCGTAATTTATTTTATGATTTGTATTTTAATAATTCCCCAAAAATATTGGATGACTACAATCAACTTGCTGCGGTTATTCAGGATTCATCAGCAGTTTCCTATACGGGCATGAAGGTAGCAGATTATTTCTTTGATCAAGGAGATTATGAGACTGCTTCAGTTCTGTATGAACAAGTCCTTGAAAATAATGAGAGTCCCTACGTTGAATATTGCATATACAGGATTGCAGACTGTATGTTACAGCTTGGTTTCGAGGAAAAGGCAGAGACATACTATACTGATTACCTGCTTGTTTATCCACAAGGAACCTTTGCACCGGAAATACGTTTAATTTTGAAGAAACTCAAATTCTAA
- a CDS encoding Mrp/NBP35 family ATP-binding protein: MADIQQDQQKKKELYEKNLHNIKHIIVVMSGKGGVGKSTVAVNLAYALAGKGNMVGILDTDIHGPSIVKMTGTENKKLMAQEGQSPTPVKVTDNLVVLSIASLLQDPDAPVIWRGPMKMNLIKQFMEDIAWPELDYLIVDCPPGTGDEPLSVIQILKNITGVVIVSTPQEIAYLDVRKAINFAKKLEIPILGIVENMTEIVCPHCGQHIELFKPGSGEKALKDFSIDLLGRIPFDVQVVLSGDTGTPFIQNFANSEAGKRFNEVANNIEKKLS; the protein is encoded by the coding sequence ATGGCAGATATTCAACAGGATCAGCAAAAGAAAAAAGAATTATATGAAAAGAATTTACATAATATCAAACATATAATCGTTGTTATGAGCGGCAAGGGTGGTGTTGGCAAAAGCACTGTTGCTGTCAATCTTGCTTACGCACTTGCTGGAAAAGGAAATATGGTTGGGATTCTCGATACCGATATTCATGGTCCTTCAATCGTTAAAATGACCGGTACCGAAAATAAAAAATTGATGGCTCAGGAAGGGCAATCCCCCACTCCGGTAAAGGTTACGGATAACCTCGTTGTTCTTTCAATTGCATCGCTTCTGCAAGACCCGGATGCGCCCGTTATCTGGCGTGGACCCATGAAAATGAACTTGATCAAGCAGTTCATGGAAGATATTGCATGGCCCGAACTCGACTACCTTATTGTCGACTGCCCTCCCGGAACCGGTGACGAACCATTGAGTGTTATTCAAATCCTCAAAAATATTACAGGTGTTGTGATTGTATCCACTCCACAGGAAATTGCGTATCTGGACGTTCGAAAAGCAATCAATTTTGCTAAAAAACTAGAAATTCCGATACTTGGTATTGTAGAAAATATGACAGAGATCGTGTGCCCTCACTGCGGACAGCACATAGAACTTTTCAAGCCAGGTAGTGGCGAAAAGGCATTAAAGGATTTCAGTATCGATTTGCTGGGACGCATTCCCTTTGACGTTCAGGTTGTACTATCCGGAGATACAGGAACTCCCTTCATTCAAAACTTTGCAAACTCAGAAGCAGGAAAACGATTTAACGAAGTAGCGAATAATATCGAAAAGAAACTCTCGTAA
- a CDS encoding PAS domain S-box protein, protein MGNKRHDPIKFLILEDNLADAELIQRMLQKINKNYDTTVAHDKTQFIYLLENYMPDIILSDFSLRQFNGLEALEIVKQKYPDIPFIIVTGTLDEERAVMCLKEGAWDYVLKHKLFKLKPAIERALEVHKKILEKRKTEKDLLESENKLRNIIENSTNLFYTHSVDHKITFVSPQVREILGCEPEEAMKRWTDFATDNPINEKGFKLTEKAIKIGKRQPIYELELQRKDGRKIIVEVRESPIVENGKVVSIVGSLADITERKKAEEALKESEERFKKLSNLTFEGILIHDNGVVVDANQSLLDLFGYTLEEVIGKNMLELAIPKEFHKEIFGYFQSKIVEPYQIEAVKKDCTRFPIEVIAKEVMIKGKSHRVAAIRDITEKKKAEEVLEQSKRSYEAIYNNSTDCIFIHDGKTGEIVDVNQATLDVFGYTKDEIRKLNVGDLSLNEPPYTQKEAVQFIRRAVKEGAQYFEWLAKKKNGELIWFENSLKFAEIAGEQQVLVIGRDISDRKKAEKELKKAQMFADKIAETTPALLYIYDHQKSKNIWTNEVHKNYFKKLVKSYPEMHYKNVVEVIHKDDFARVLEETEKLNSDQQLDRFSLDIRIKSTGKDWKWMTLITSAFKRDENGKLLQTIGALFDITERKKVEEDLRESEERYERVVNYTNDVLYSLSPQGKIEFISPKIKKYGYSKEDILGKRFETFVHKEDANIIGAQFMETLKTGKIFPPVSFRILKKDKSIAYVEEDGSPIKDSEGRIIGITGVLRDVTERKKAEKEFFEVSERLELAMDAGEHGFWDWNLDTNDVYFSPCYYRMLGYETGELPMKLETWVKLLHPDDRKTIVSKVENYVKKAQPYEVEFRLKTKDGDWRWIAGRGKSYQKDKDGVPHRAVGVHVDITERKQAEEELKQSEERFKTLSNLTFEGILIHDNGVVIDTNQSLMEMFGYSRDEVVGKSIFQLAIPNEFHEEIFGYFKSKSVDPYQIEAVKKDGTRLPIEIVAKDVIIDNKKLRVAAIRDITERKVAEEKIEKELRENRLLLSEIHHRVKNNLQTLSGLLQLQQDLIETKEDAIKAFEASQDRIMAMARAYELLLHSEHMSDVNVPEYIESIVRQLKFSYDPESRVFVDYYLDNCEMEIQELSKTGLIINELVSNAFKYAFQGREQGRLELSVYEKNNIIYFEIADDGVGLPKDIDFEGTETLGLSLVSMMIKELKGKFTYNVDKGTRFIIEIPKGTKKQIRR, encoded by the coding sequence ATGGGTAATAAAAGGCATGATCCAATAAAATTTCTGATCCTGGAAGACAATCTCGCTGATGCTGAACTTATTCAACGTATGTTACAAAAAATTAATAAGAATTATGATACCACAGTCGCACATGATAAAACGCAATTCATTTATCTGCTTGAAAATTATATGCCGGATATCATACTCTCTGATTTTTCCTTGCGCCAGTTCAATGGACTGGAAGCGCTTGAAATAGTCAAGCAAAAATACCCAGATATACCATTCATAATTGTAACTGGTACGCTGGATGAGGAAAGAGCCGTCATGTGTCTTAAAGAAGGAGCCTGGGACTATGTGCTTAAGCATAAACTCTTTAAACTTAAACCAGCAATCGAAAGAGCTCTGGAAGTACACAAAAAGATACTTGAAAAGAGAAAAACCGAAAAGGATTTACTGGAAAGTGAAAATAAACTGAGAAATATTATTGAGAACAGCACAAATCTTTTCTATACACACTCAGTGGATCATAAAATCACATTTGTAAGTCCGCAAGTTCGTGAAATACTGGGATGTGAGCCAGAAGAAGCAATGAAACGTTGGACGGATTTTGCAACGGATAATCCGATAAACGAAAAGGGATTCAAACTGACCGAAAAAGCAATTAAAATAGGAAAACGCCAGCCGATTTACGAACTTGAATTACAGCGTAAAGATGGCAGAAAGATAATCGTTGAAGTTAGGGAGTCACCTATTGTTGAAAATGGAAAAGTCGTGTCAATCGTAGGATCTCTTGCAGATATTACTGAACGAAAAAAAGCAGAAGAAGCGTTAAAAGAAAGTGAGGAACGCTTTAAAAAATTATCAAATTTAACGTTTGAAGGTATCTTGATCCATGATAATGGTGTGGTCGTTGATGCGAATCAATCATTGCTTGATTTGTTTGGATATACTTTGGAGGAAGTCATTGGTAAAAACATGCTTGAGCTCGCTATTCCAAAAGAGTTTCATAAAGAGATATTTGGATATTTTCAAAGCAAAATAGTTGAACCATATCAGATCGAAGCTGTTAAAAAAGACTGCACACGCTTTCCTATCGAGGTAATTGCAAAAGAGGTAATGATAAAAGGAAAATCACATAGAGTTGCTGCAATTAGAGATATCACTGAAAAGAAAAAAGCAGAAGAAGTTCTTGAACAGTCTAAAAGAAGTTATGAAGCAATTTATAACAACTCGACGGACTGCATCTTTATACATGATGGGAAAACAGGGGAAATCGTCGATGTAAACCAGGCTACTCTTGATGTTTTCGGCTACACCAAAGATGAAATAAGAAAGTTAAATGTTGGTGATCTTAGTCTTAATGAACCGCCTTATACTCAGAAGGAGGCAGTACAATTTATTCGTAGAGCTGTGAAAGAAGGTGCGCAATACTTTGAATGGCTGGCAAAAAAGAAAAATGGTGAGTTGATCTGGTTTGAAAACAGTTTAAAATTTGCTGAGATTGCTGGTGAACAGCAAGTTCTTGTTATCGGCAGAGATATTTCAGATCGTAAAAAAGCGGAAAAAGAACTTAAAAAAGCACAAATGTTTGCCGATAAGATCGCTGAAACTACACCAGCTTTATTATATATTTATGACCATCAAAAGAGTAAAAATATCTGGACTAATGAAGTTCATAAGAATTACTTCAAAAAATTAGTTAAAAGCTATCCCGAAATGCATTACAAAAATGTGGTAGAAGTTATCCACAAAGACGATTTTGCCAGAGTTTTAGAGGAAACTGAAAAATTGAATAGTGATCAGCAACTGGATAGATTCAGTTTGGATATCAGAATTAAATCAACCGGTAAAGATTGGAAGTGGATGACGTTAATAACCTCTGCATTCAAAAGAGATGAAAATGGCAAATTACTGCAAACGATAGGTGCTCTTTTTGACATCACTGAAAGAAAGAAAGTTGAAGAGGATTTGAGAGAAAGTGAAGAAAGATATGAAAGGGTGGTAAACTATACAAATGATGTACTCTATTCATTATCTCCTCAAGGAAAGATTGAATTTATATCTCCAAAGATCAAAAAATATGGTTATTCTAAAGAAGATATTCTTGGTAAAAGGTTTGAAACGTTTGTCCATAAGGAAGACGCTAATATTATTGGTGCTCAATTTATGGAAACCTTAAAAACTGGAAAAATATTCCCTCCTGTAAGCTTCAGGATTCTGAAAAAAGACAAAAGCATTGCTTATGTTGAGGAAGATGGAAGTCCAATCAAAGATAGTGAAGGAAGAATAATAGGGATTACAGGAGTTTTAAGAGATGTTACAGAAAGAAAAAAAGCAGAAAAAGAATTCTTTGAAGTAAGTGAAAGATTGGAACTTGCAATGGATGCTGGAGAGCATGGTTTTTGGGATTGGAATCTTGATACAAATGATGTCTATTTCAGCCCTTGTTATTATAGAATGCTGGGCTATGAAACAGGTGAACTACCGATGAAATTAGAAACATGGGTAAAACTTTTGCATCCTGATGATAGAAAAACCATTGTATCAAAAGTTGAAAATTATGTTAAGAAAGCGCAGCCATATGAAGTTGAATTCAGACTGAAAACAAAAGATGGAGATTGGAGATGGATAGCAGGTAGAGGAAAATCCTATCAAAAGGATAAAGATGGAGTTCCACATAGAGCAGTTGGTGTTCATGTTGACATTACAGAACGTAAGCAAGCTGAAGAAGAATTAAAGCAAAGCGAAGAACGCTTCAAGACGCTTTCCAACCTTACCTTTGAAGGAATTCTGATTCATGATAATGGTGTAGTAATTGACACAAATCAATCTCTAATGGAAATGTTTGGTTATTCTCGAGATGAAGTAGTTGGTAAGAGTATTTTTCAGTTGGCGATACCCAACGAATTCCATGAGGAAATTTTTGGATATTTTAAGAGCAAGTCTGTTGATCCTTATCAAATTGAAGCAGTAAAAAAAGATGGAACACGTTTACCGATAGAGATTGTAGCCAAAGATGTTATTATTGATAATAAAAAACTTAGAGTAGCTGCTATAAGAGACATCACAGAACGTAAGGTAGCAGAAGAAAAGATCGAAAAAGAGCTGAGAGAAAATAGGTTACTTCTGAGTGAGATCCATCACAGAGTAAAAAATAATCTCCAGACCTTATCCGGTCTTCTTCAATTGCAGCAGGATCTGATCGAAACAAAAGAAGATGCAATCAAAGCATTTGAAGCAAGCCAGGACAGGATCATGGCTATGGCACGTGCCTATGAGCTTCTCCTGCACTCGGAACATATGTCTGATGTGAATGTTCCTGAATATATCGAGAGTATTGTACGGCAACTCAAGTTCTCTTATGATCCTGAAAGCAGGGTTTTTGTTGATTATTATCTTGATAACTGCGAAATGGAAATCCAGGAGTTGAGTAAAACCGGTCTGATCATTAACGAGCTTGTAAGCAATGCTTTTAAATATGCTTTTCAGGGAAGAGAGCAGGGACGTCTTGAGCTGTCCGTATACGAAAAAAATAATATAATTTACTTTGAAATAGCAGATGATGGAGTAGGTTTACCCAAAGATATCGATTTTGAGGGAACCGAAACGCTTGGTCTTTCACTTGTGAGTATGATGATCAAGGAACTGAAGGGAAAATTTACGTATAATGTAGATAAGGGAACGCGATTTATTATCGAAATACCAAAGGGTACAAAAAAACAGATTCGTCGTTAA
- a CDS encoding PAS domain S-box protein, which translates to MAKKRFSLQQQLRFDELFLQNVLDAIQDGISVLDSEFNILHTNKIMEKMYQEHMPLVGKKCYKVYQERKSLCPWCPSIKCLKEGKKFMEQVPLGSEKAPRGWLELTSYPMFDKNGDIIGVIENVKDITAWKNTQAELDKERDLFSEGPVLTIVWSPEKNWPVTYVSQNIVDVLGYNKDEWLSEDFTYADIIHPDDLDRITKEVKSNIRNQVDTYSQEYRVRKKNGSYIDIYDFTKLDRNEKGKLVAIRGYIFDQTERKAAGAIAETLYKISDALNKSDDLDVLYDKIREYLGKIIDTSNFFIGLYDEDNDLLSIPYDIDEKNEFKELIYYNEQEDKVTAIPMKKTVTAHVIRTGEPLLATKKQIEDMQRSGIVEGLGTLPEIWLGVPLKTQDKIIGAIVVQNYHDPNTYTEHEKDILSNVSNQIALMIQKKNIDDALRASEEKYRKLIKNSNDILVIIDENAKELYVSESVERIIGYSPEAFLGTSGFDHIHKDDVEPMREKLNQLLKYPDKKVRNVYRHRHKDGHWVYLEAIGTNYLNDPKIKGIVLNIRDITERRKADEALRESEEKYRTIVSSMSDIILLHDKNNRYVEFHCKPDSSLLLNPDEFIGKTVREIMPESITNEFEILAEKVRQTGEKEEMEYSLKIQGKKMWFSGTLYLYSDGESIVFDVRDVTKRKKAEQVQLAMYNISHAVNTVENMHELYMKIREYLGSVIDTTNFYVVLYDKKSDTISLPFEVDEKDTFETFPAGKTLTAYVIKTGKPLFASKDVQNKLVKEGLIEIIGSPAHLWLGAPLKSDGNVIGAIVVQSYDDPELYSEEDIDILTFISEEIVLAIQHAQSHEQLQRDLKEKKVLLREIQHRVKNNLQTISGLLQLQQYKIETKEDAIKGFEVSQDRILAMAKAYEILLESEYLSDVGIGKYIKSLAGQLKRNYDIYNKIDIEYFLDEVIIDTERLGKIGLIINEIITNSMKYAFKEREEGKIQIQLKDLDKDIKISISDNGVGIPKDIEFPNPDTLGMSLIEMLIKELEGEISLVKEAGTTYSMIIPKEKKW; encoded by the coding sequence ATGGCTAAGAAGAGATTCAGTCTTCAGCAACAACTGCGTTTTGATGAGCTTTTTTTACAAAATGTGTTAGATGCTATCCAGGATGGCATTTCTGTACTCGATTCTGAATTCAACATCCTCCACACGAATAAAATCATGGAAAAAATGTATCAGGAGCACATGCCGTTAGTAGGGAAGAAGTGTTATAAGGTTTATCAGGAACGAAAATCACTCTGCCCCTGGTGTCCATCCATAAAATGTCTAAAAGAGGGAAAAAAGTTTATGGAACAAGTTCCACTTGGTTCTGAAAAAGCACCAAGAGGATGGCTCGAACTTACATCCTATCCAATGTTCGATAAAAATGGAGATATTATCGGTGTCATCGAAAATGTTAAAGACATTACAGCATGGAAAAATACTCAAGCTGAACTTGATAAAGAACGAGATCTTTTCTCAGAAGGTCCCGTACTAACTATTGTCTGGTCTCCTGAGAAAAATTGGCCTGTTACCTATGTTTCTCAAAACATCGTCGATGTTTTGGGGTATAACAAGGACGAGTGGCTTTCCGAGGATTTCACCTATGCAGACATTATACATCCCGATGATCTTGACCGAATCACCAAAGAGGTGAAGAGCAACATACGAAATCAGGTTGATACCTATTCGCAGGAGTACAGGGTCAGGAAAAAGAATGGATCTTATATCGATATCTACGATTTTACAAAACTCGATAGGAACGAGAAAGGTAAACTGGTTGCTATTCGTGGTTATATTTTTGATCAGACTGAGCGAAAAGCAGCCGGTGCAATAGCAGAAACTCTCTATAAAATCTCTGATGCTCTAAACAAAAGTGATGATCTAGATGTCTTGTATGACAAAATAAGAGAATACCTTGGAAAGATTATTGATACTTCTAACTTTTTTATCGGTCTTTATGATGAAGACAATGACCTCCTTTCAATTCCTTATGATATAGATGAAAAGAATGAGTTCAAGGAATTAATCTATTACAATGAGCAAGAGGATAAAGTAACTGCAATCCCTATGAAAAAGACCGTTACAGCACATGTGATTCGAACCGGTGAACCACTTCTTGCAACCAAGAAACAGATTGAAGATATGCAGAGATCGGGCATTGTTGAAGGACTTGGGACATTACCCGAGATTTGGCTTGGTGTTCCACTGAAAACTCAGGATAAAATTATTGGTGCGATCGTTGTTCAGAATTATCACGATCCGAACACATATACTGAACATGAGAAAGATATTCTTTCCAATGTTTCGAATCAGATAGCCTTGATGATTCAAAAAAAGAATATTGACGATGCTTTGCGAGCCAGTGAAGAAAAGTATCGAAAGCTGATAAAAAATTCCAATGATATACTTGTTATCATCGATGAAAATGCAAAAGAACTCTATGTAAGTGAATCTGTTGAACGTATTATTGGTTATTCCCCTGAAGCCTTTTTAGGTACGAGTGGATTTGATCACATTCATAAAGATGATGTAGAACCAATGAGAGAAAAACTCAATCAACTTCTTAAATATCCTGATAAAAAAGTCCGAAATGTATATCGACATCGTCATAAAGATGGTCACTGGGTATATTTAGAAGCAATAGGTACAAACTATTTGAATGATCCCAAGATTAAGGGTATTGTGCTTAATATCAGAGACATAACAGAGCGCAGAAAAGCTGATGAAGCACTTCGGGAAAGTGAGGAGAAGTACAGGACAATAGTAAGTTCCATGAGCGATATCATTTTATTACATGATAAAAATAATCGATATGTTGAATTTCATTGCAAACCTGATAGTAGTCTTTTGTTAAATCCTGACGAGTTCATCGGAAAAACGGTAAGAGAAATTATGCCAGAATCTATTACAAATGAATTTGAGATTCTCGCAGAAAAAGTACGTCAAACTGGTGAAAAAGAGGAGATGGAATACTCTCTTAAAATACAAGGAAAAAAAATGTGGTTTTCTGGAACGCTGTATTTGTATAGTGACGGAGAGAGTATTGTCTTTGATGTTAGAGATGTAACAAAAAGAAAAAAAGCAGAACAAGTACAGTTGGCAATGTATAATATTTCCCATGCAGTGAATACTGTAGAGAATATGCATGAACTCTATATGAAAATTCGAGAATACCTTGGCAGCGTTATTGATACAACTAACTTCTATGTTGTTTTGTATGATAAAAAAAGCGACACGATTTCATTACCCTTTGAAGTGGATGAGAAAGATACATTTGAAACCTTTCCTGCTGGGAAAACCCTCACAGCTTATGTTATAAAAACAGGCAAACCATTATTTGCATCCAAAGATGTACAGAATAAGCTTGTTAAGGAAGGATTGATAGAGATCATCGGGTCACCAGCACATCTGTGGCTTGGAGCACCTTTGAAATCGGATGGCAATGTAATTGGTGCGATCGTTGTACAGAGCTATGATGATCCTGAATTGTATTCCGAAGAGGATATCGATATTCTGACATTCATATCGGAGGAAATTGTACTTGCAATACAACATGCACAGTCACATGAACAATTGCAGAGAGATCTTAAAGAGAAAAAAGTATTATTAAGGGAAATACAGCACAGGGTGAAAAACAATTTACAAACGATCTCCGGTCTTCTTCAGCTTCAGCAATACAAGATCGAAACCAAAGAGGATGCGATCAAAGGATTTGAAGTAAGCCAGGATAGAATACTTGCTATGGCAAAGGCATATGAGATACTGCTTGAATCTGAATACCTTTCTGACGTGGGGATCGGGAAGTATATCAAATCACTTGCAGGGCAATTAAAACGAAATTATGACATCTATAATAAAATTGATATTGAGTACTTCTTGGATGAAGTGATAATTGATACCGAAAGACTTGGAAAGATAGGACTCATAATTAATGAAATCATCACAAATTCGATGAAATATGCATTTAAAGAAAGGGAAGAGGGGAAAATACAAATACAATTGAAAGATCTGGATAAGGATATTAAGATTTCGATATCAGATAATGGAGTTGGTATTCCAAAGGATATAGAATTCCCAAATCCAGACACACTCGGTATGTCACTAATAGAAATGCTGATAAAAGAACTCGAGGGAGAAATATCGCTTGTGAAGGAAGCAGGTACTACATACAGTATGATCATTCCTAAAGAGAAGAAG